The genomic stretch GTCTTCTAGTCTGATGAAATATATTGATTCGCTCTATACATACTTGTCGTCGTTCGCGACTTTCTTGATTTATCTCAGCTCACCCTCTGCATTCCCTTGCATAGAACACACTGTTTTCTTTTAAAACAACAAATCATCTACGCACAGATCACTTCGTAACAGGAAGACATGGAAAAGCAATACTATTTCTTTCTTAAGAAGAAGTTCAGAGGAGTGAACTTAACCGGCAAACTTTCTCTGCTGGTTGCCATCGGTGTTCTGGCTTCGGTTAGTGTTCTGGGCTGTTATTTTGATTCCTTTCTGGAGGAGACCTTTCTTGAAGACGCAAAAAGCCGCATATCATTTGGATTTCAACGGCTGTCCACCGACTTAAAAACAGCAACAGAGGAGCTGAAGGAAGGAATCTTTTTTGTCAGAACAGATAAAAACTTCTTAGCCTCTATTGAGCTGCTCAATAATTATCAAGATAAAAACAACTACAACGCCATCCTGCTTGATGAAGAGAAAAAAATCATTACGCAACAACTCCTCAACCGGGTTAAACTTTCCCTTAATCATTTCATTGCGCTTTACGATAAGAATGAAGAGCTGATCGCCTTTGTTGACCAGACGCCGGACGGATATCATCTTCATTTTATCTCCTATGAGGACGGGCATAAGATATTATATAGTCGGCATGAAGATGAGCAGTTCTTTGCCAAATCGCCCTTCCCGGCATCCTTGCCCGTGGATTTTCGCCATCAGGTCTATTATTCTCACCAGGATGCAAAACAAGGCGCTATCACGTATCATGTATACAACGGAAAAGTACTCGCGACCTCTCATGTAAGCATATTTAATAATGAGCAGGGAAGCATTCTCATGCATATTGAAATGTCCCATCTTTTTGATGATGAGTATTTCAAAAAAATATCCGAAGATCTTGGCCTTATCATCAGGTACAGTGCGGAAGAAAAGAATGCATCCCATGCCCACCTTTTGACAAAAAATTATACTGCCAGAGAGTTGCATGTCAAACAGGGAGCAAGAGCATATTTCAGCACTGCACGGATCAGTATTACATCAAGAGGACGTTATGACAAAACCTCTTTTTATTACCACGTTGCCCTGAATAAGAAAAAACTACTGACTGCCTTGGCAAAAAACAGACGGCAATTCGTGGTGATTATCGTCGTCGTTACTCTCTTGGTTCTGCTCATTTTGCGTGTGATCTTTTTCAAGACGCTTATCTCTCCTCTTGACCTGTTGATGGAACAGATTCGTAAGCTTGAAAAACAAAATTACGAGCAATCCTCCCTGGTTCAAACAGGGGACGAGCTTGAGGAAATCTCTAAAAGTATCAATCATCTTGCCGAAACAGTTCAAGATCGCGAACGATCTCTTCTGGTATCTCGGAAAAAGCTTGAGCACCTCTCACTCCATGATTCACTAACAGCTCTTCCAAACAGAAGACTCTTTATTCAACGCCTACAGCAGGCCATAAGAAAAGCCCGGCGCAATTGCTCGCAGCTCGCAGTGTTATTTCTGGATCTTGATGAATTTAAACAGGTGAACGATACCCTGGGCCACGATGTCGGCGATCAACTCCTAACAGAAATAGCCTTGCGCCTGACTGAGAGTCGAGAATTCAAGCCTCTTATTACAGCACGGCTCGGCGGTGATGAATTCACTATCCTTCTTGATAAGATTACAGGGAGAAATGATATTGCAGTTGTAGCGGAGCAATTACTGAATTTTTTTCGTACACCGTTTATCTGTTCCGGCTATGAACTGAGTACAACCGCCAGTGTCGGCATAGCGATTTTCCCTGATGACGGCGAAGACACTGTGACCCTGATCAAGTATGCGGACATGGCCATGTATCAGGCCAAAGAAACCGGGCGCAACGATTACAGTTTCTTTTCCGCAAAGCTTGCCACCAAGGTCAAAAGCCGCATTGACCGAGCCAATGCTCTGAAAAAAGCAGTGCGTGATTGTGACGAATTTCATCTGCTTTATCAGCCGAAAATATGCTTACAAACAGGCAGGGCGGAAAGTATGGAAGCCCTGGTGCGCTGGCAAAGCGCTTCATTGGGCTTTATGCGACCAGATCAATTTATTCCGCTGGCTGAAGAAACCAATCTGATCATTCCCTTAGGAGAATGGGTTATCAAGCAGGCCTTTCGCGATTTCATGTTCTTTCAGCAGAGCGGCTCTCCGGCAAAAAAAATATGTGTTAACGTTTCCGGTGTGCAACTCATGAACAGTGATATCGTCTCGACCGTACAACGGGCCATTAAACAGACCGGTATCCGACCGGAGCAGGTTGAACTGGAGATTACCGAGGGTTCCCTGGCAACCAAGGAGAAAAAAGTCCTTGAGGCCTTGGATCGTCTCCGAGAAATGCATATCGACCTTGCCATAGACGATTTCGGTACCGGCTACTCCTCAATGAGCTCTCTCCAGCAACTCCCGGTCACCCGCCTGAAAATTGATAAATCATTTATAGATAATCTGCCTGATTCAGACGAAAGCAACGCCATTGTGCAGGCAATTATCGCCTTGGCCAGGACCTTTCATCTGCATATCACGGCGGAAGGGGTTGAAACAGAAGAACAGGTGCATTTTCTCCGCAAAGCAGGATGTGACGAAATCCAAGGATATTTTTACGCCAAGCCGCTCTCCGGCGAAGAATTCCTGAGATTCTCCTCCACATTTACGGCGGAAGATCTCTCCTGACCACCCATTATACCCCCCTTACACCCCCATTATTTCAGGAATTTTCTTCAGTAAGTTTTTCTAAACACGCTATCATGCTCCTTCGCACCTGTTCGATCCTTTTCAGCAGATAAGGTTCTGTTGCAGCGTGACGCATATCTTTCATCAGCAGCAAGGTTCCGAAATTCTTGATCCCCGCCTTATCTGCAAGCACATTATGGATCGGGAGCTCAATCCTGAGAAAGGATTCCTGATGATCTAAAAACACCTTGTCTTTTCCTTCTGTTGTCCAGCTAAATCTGCGCCGCGACCGTCCTGTAGCAAGAGCAGCTTGTTGCTCAATAAAATGAAATTCCGCATAATCAAATTCCAACGTCTCTAAGGATACACAGACTGCCTCCCAGAGTGTCTCGGAATCAGAAGCTGAAGCAATCCTCAGCTGATGCTGGAGAAAAAGACGCCGCTGGATACTGATTCCCGTTTCATCGGTCAAATCGCGGGCCCAGGATGCAATATTATGGATATTTAACGAATTAGAGTCACTGAGATAACGAAGCAAACCTACAAAACCAATTCCGAGAACAAAAAAAATCAGAGCCGACGTATCATTCTGGGCATGAACGAGGAGCATGGAAGAAATCCCCAGCAAAACCGTCAGAAAATAGAGGGCCAAGACGGCTCGCCGATGAGTAAAACCAAGCTTGACCAATCGATGATGAATATGTTTATTATCCGGCTGAAACATGCTCTGGCCGTTAATAAATCGCCTGATTGGTGCCCATAAGGTGTCCATCAACGGCACACCGAGGGCAATAATCGGGATCAGCATAGCTGTAGCAACCTGGCCCTTGATCGCTCCCCCGATACTGAGGGCGGCTAGACAATAACCGAGGAAATAACTGCCACTGTCCCCCATAAAAATAGAGGCGGGATGGAAATTATAGCGCAGAAACCCGATCAAAGAACCAGCCAAAGCGGCAAAGGCCAGGGCTGCTGTTATTCGTCCGCTCACCATGCAGACAAAAAGCATGGAAAGCGAGACAAAAAGGCAGATCCCAGCTGCAAGACCATCCAGCCCGTCTATCAGATTAATAGCGTTAATAACAAGCAGGAACCAGAAGATCGTGAGAGGCAGGGAAAGAAAGCCGATGGAGAAATCCGCCCCGAACGGCGTCGTGACCGTCGTGATTTGAAAACCACAAGAATACACAAATATTGCAACCAGAAGCTGGCCAAATATTTTGAATAAAAAACTAAGGTCTCGTATATCATCCAGGAGTCCGAGCAGAAAGATAAGTACTGCTCCGGTGACAAAACAGTGAGGACTGCTGTCAGCAAGAAGACTCTGAACAGCTGGACTATGCCAGCAAAACACAAGCAAAAACAGAAAGGGAAGGAAGAAACTACAAAAAAGAGCAACCCCTCCTATACGGGGAATTTTCCTGCTATGCATCTTGCGGGCTGACGGTTTATCTGTCAGGTCAAGATACAGAGCCAGCTGTCGGACAGCCGGTGTCAGCGCCAAAGAGATCAGGCAGGCCGCGACAAAAATAAACAGTAGAGTGATCATTCAGATCAGCCTGTTTACACGAGGTTCGATCATTGATCTCTTATCGCGACTATTGAAAATCTCTATAAAAATACCCCCAACTGGTGGCACTTGGCACCGCTCCTAAAATGAAACAGAAACCATTTCACCAAAGGTGATAATGCCTCGAACCATTTCCAGACTCTTGGCACTCTCCACAGCCTCATCAAAGGTATCCAAGGTGAAACGATGGGAAATCAGGTCAGAAACTATGATAGCCTCCTCCTTGATCAATTGCAGACATTTTTTAAAGTCAGCCGGGGTGGAGGCGTAGGTCCCGGTCAGCGTAATCTCCTGCTGATGGAGCCAGCGGGGATCTATCTTCACCTCAGTATCTGGAGCTGCACCGAATATATTGCACACCCCTCCCCTAGCGACCAGCTTCAGGCAGTCCTCAATAACATCGGGAATACCTATGGAAATAATAACAACATCAGCTCCCCGTCCTTCAGTGATGCGCATCACCTCGTCATGGAGATTACCTGAAGACGAGTTGATCAGGTGGTCAGCCCCCATTTGTCCGGCCATGGACAAACGCATATCAACAACATCAGCCACTATCACCTGGCAACCAGACCATTTTGCCGTTTTCAGGTGCATCAGGCCCATAGAACCGCCGCCGATCACCAGCACAGCCTGGCCTTCTTTCATTCTATTAGCCCGGGCTGCAGCAAAGGTGCAGGACAGCGGTTCGGCCATAACGGCATCGTCAAAGGATATCTCATCGTCCAGCTTGATCAGCCCACCGATATCAATTATTTCTTTCGGAATCCGTACATATTCGGCAAAGGCTCCGTCCAGACCATGGCCGAGCCCCAAGGATTTTTCACAGAGATTATAGCGTTTCTGGAGGCAGTAATGACATTTCCCGCAAACCGCCATGGGATAGACCGCAACTGGGTCTCCCACGGAAAACCCCTGAACTCCATCTCCGACATCGCTGATTTCACCGGACATATCATGACCGAGGACAGCGGGAAGATCTTCGGTCAGACCTTGGCCGAGCATGGTTTTGACATCTTTTCCGCAAATTCCGGCAACTTTTGTTGCGACAACAACTTCACCCGGCCCGGCAACCGGATCAGCATAATCTTCAATACGGATATCATCGGCACCGTAAACGACAGCAGCTTTCATAATTAAACGGTTAGGCGTTGAAGGTTCACGAGTGAAAGGCTCCGATTGCAGGAAGCCTTAAGGGAAATTATGTACTCAATAAATAAGATAACCAAAGCAGACTGGAAGTTCAACAGAAATTGAGTCGGGCGGGAAAAGCGTTTAAAAAAAAGAAAGGCGCTTCAGAACATACATTCCGAAGCGCCTTATATTTCATGGGGTGAACGATGGGACTTGAACCCACGACCTCCGAGGCCACAACCCGGTGCTACCACCAGCTGAGCTACGCTCACCACAATCAAATTTGTTGTGAAGGGCTATATACCCTTTCAGAAACATTTTGGCAAGAGGAAATTCAAATCTCAATCAAATTCAAATCGAATGCCAGTCAAATTTTAGTTAAGTTCCTTGTTACAATGCTTGCATACCTTGGCCCGGGCCTTGATCAATTCAGCACAATAAGGACATTCACGCAAAAAATTGTTCGTCAGGACTTTATGGATGGTCATATTGATGTCCTGCTCCAGCTGGGTGTGGGAAAAATCATGATTCCGCAACACCTCAATACAGGAGAGGTCATTAAGCTCGGGCAATAAAGCAGCGGCCCGCTTCCGGTCATCTATATTGGCGGCATTATCCGTGAGCAGAAAGAGCACCGGCTCCAGATCATTGGCCTCAACGCAGGTGTCCAGTTTGGCAACAGCCACTTTTTCTGCTTTATATCTGGCGTTCTGCTCCTTCAAGG from Candidatus Electrothrix communis encodes the following:
- a CDS encoding EAL domain-containing protein, with protein sequence MEKQYYFFLKKKFRGVNLTGKLSLLVAIGVLASVSVLGCYFDSFLEETFLEDAKSRISFGFQRLSTDLKTATEELKEGIFFVRTDKNFLASIELLNNYQDKNNYNAILLDEEKKIITQQLLNRVKLSLNHFIALYDKNEELIAFVDQTPDGYHLHFISYEDGHKILYSRHEDEQFFAKSPFPASLPVDFRHQVYYSHQDAKQGAITYHVYNGKVLATSHVSIFNNEQGSILMHIEMSHLFDDEYFKKISEDLGLIIRYSAEEKNASHAHLLTKNYTARELHVKQGARAYFSTARISITSRGRYDKTSFYYHVALNKKKLLTALAKNRRQFVVIIVVVTLLVLLILRVIFFKTLISPLDLLMEQIRKLEKQNYEQSSLVQTGDELEEISKSINHLAETVQDRERSLLVSRKKLEHLSLHDSLTALPNRRLFIQRLQQAIRKARRNCSQLAVLFLDLDEFKQVNDTLGHDVGDQLLTEIALRLTESREFKPLITARLGGDEFTILLDKITGRNDIAVVAEQLLNFFRTPFICSGYELSTTASVGIAIFPDDGEDTVTLIKYADMAMYQAKETGRNDYSFFSAKLATKVKSRIDRANALKKAVRDCDEFHLLYQPKICLQTGRAESMEALVRWQSASLGFMRPDQFIPLAEETNLIIPLGEWVIKQAFRDFMFFQQSGSPAKKICVNVSGVQLMNSDIVSTVQRAIKQTGIRPEQVELEITEGSLATKEKKVLEALDRLREMHIDLAIDDFGTGYSSMSSLQQLPVTRLKIDKSFIDNLPDSDESNAIVQAIIALARTFHLHITAEGVETEEQVHFLRKAGCDEIQGYFYAKPLSGEEFLRFSSTFTAEDLS
- a CDS encoding MraY family glycosyltransferase; its protein translation is MITLLFIFVAACLISLALTPAVRQLALYLDLTDKPSARKMHSRKIPRIGGVALFCSFFLPFLFLLVFCWHSPAVQSLLADSSPHCFVTGAVLIFLLGLLDDIRDLSFLFKIFGQLLVAIFVYSCGFQITTVTTPFGADFSIGFLSLPLTIFWFLLVINAINLIDGLDGLAAGICLFVSLSMLFVCMVSGRITAALAFAALAGSLIGFLRYNFHPASIFMGDSGSYFLGYCLAALSIGGAIKGQVATAMLIPIIALGVPLMDTLWAPIRRFINGQSMFQPDNKHIHHRLVKLGFTHRRAVLALYFLTVLLGISSMLLVHAQNDTSALIFFVLGIGFVGLLRYLSDSNSLNIHNIASWARDLTDETGISIQRRLFLQHQLRIASASDSETLWEAVCVSLETLEFDYAEFHFIEQQAALATGRSRRRFSWTTEGKDKVFLDHQESFLRIELPIHNVLADKAGIKNFGTLLLMKDMRHAATEPYLLKRIEQVRRSMIACLEKLTEENS
- a CDS encoding alcohol dehydrogenase catalytic domain-containing protein encodes the protein MKAAVVYGADDIRIEDYADPVAGPGEVVVATKVAGICGKDVKTMLGQGLTEDLPAVLGHDMSGEISDVGDGVQGFSVGDPVAVYPMAVCGKCHYCLQKRYNLCEKSLGLGHGLDGAFAEYVRIPKEIIDIGGLIKLDDEISFDDAVMAEPLSCTFAAARANRMKEGQAVLVIGGGSMGLMHLKTAKWSGCQVIVADVVDMRLSMAGQMGADHLINSSSGNLHDEVMRITEGRGADVVIISIGIPDVIEDCLKLVARGGVCNIFGAAPDTEVKIDPRWLHQQEITLTGTYASTPADFKKCLQLIKEEAIIVSDLISHRFTLDTFDEAVESAKSLEMVRGIITFGEMVSVSF
- a CDS encoding zinc ribbon domain-containing protein, which encodes MLERALAYLEEKHTCPHCDTELTLCYAPPMHVGDGLGWGSEFLFICLNNECSLFTNGWEYIENQYGHSGSYRYMEIPNSKESYNMMVAGAAAFTGSIVDVEALKEQNARYKAEKVAVAKLDTCVEANDLEPVLFLLTDNAANIDDRKRAAALLPELNDLSCIEVLRNHDFSHTQLEQDINMTIHKVLTNNFLRECPYCAELIKARAKVCKHCNKELN